A stretch of the Microcebus murinus isolate Inina chromosome 6, M.murinus_Inina_mat1.0, whole genome shotgun sequence genome encodes the following:
- the PTGR2 gene encoding prostaglandin reductase 2, whose product MIVQRVVLNSRPGKNGNPVAENFRMEEVNLPDNINERQVRVRTLYLSVDPYMRCRMNEDTGSDYITPWQLSQVVDGGGIGVIEESKHTNLTKGDFVTSFYWPWQTKVILDGNSLEKVDPQLVDGHLSYFLGAIGMPGLTSLIGIQEKGHITAGSNQTMVVSGAAGACGSLAGQIGHLLGCSRVLGICGTHEKCLLLTSELGFDAAINYKKGNVAEQLRELCPTGVDVYFDNVGGDISDTVISQMNQNSHIILCGQISQYNKDVPYPPPLPPAIEAIQKERNITRERFMVLNYKDKFGPGILQLSQWFKEGKLKIKETVINGLENMGAAFQSMMTGGNIGKQIVCISEETSL is encoded by the exons ATGATTGTACAAAGAGTGGTATTGAATTCTCGACCTG gaaaaaatggtAATCCAGTGGCAGAGAATTTCCGAATGGAAGAAGTCAACTTACCAGATAATATCAATGAAAGACAAGTACGAGTTAGGACTCTTTATCTTTCTGTGGATCCTTATATG cGTTGTAGAATGAATGAAGACACTGGCTCTGATTATATAACACCTTGGCAGCTGTCTCAAGTGGTTGATGGTGGTGGTATTGGAGTTATAGAagaaagcaaacacacaaattTAACTAAAGGCGATTTTGTGACTTCTTTCTATTGGCCCTGGCAAACCAAGGTTATTCTGGATGGAAATAGCCTTGAAAAG gtagATCCACAACTTGTGGATGGACacctttcatattttcttggagCTATAGGTATGCCTGGTTTGACATCCTTGATTGGGATACAGGAAAAAGGTCATATAACTGCTGGATCTAATCAGACAATGGTTGTCAGTGGGGCTGCAGGTGCCTGTGGATCCTTAGCTGGGCAG ATTGGCCACTTGCTTGGTTGTTCCAGAGTACTAGGAATTTGTGGAACACATGAGAAATGCCTCCTTTTGACCTCAGAACTGGGCTTTGATGCtgcaattaattataaaaaagggAATGTGGCAGAACAACTCCGTGAATTATGCCCAACTGGAGTAGATGTTTACTTTGACAATGTTGGCGGTGACATCAGTGATACAGTGATAAGTCAG ATGAATCAGAATAGCCACATCATCTTGTGTGGTCAAATTTCTCAGTACAACAAAGATGTCCCTTATCCTCCACCACTGCCCCCTGCGATAGAGGcaatccagaaagaaagaaacatcacaAG GGAAAGATTTATGGTGTTAAATTATAAGGACAAATTTGGGCCTGGCATTCTGCAGCTGAGTCAGTGgtttaaagaaggaaaactaaaG ATCAAAGAGACTGTGATAAATGGATTGGAAAATATGGGAG ctGCATTCCAGTCCATGATGACAGGAGGTAACATCGGAAAGCAGATAGTTTGCATTTCAGAAGAAACCTCTCTGTAG